ATCGAGGGCGGCATGGTGATGCCCATCTTCGGCGAACACGGCTGGCAGGAGGGCGTCGGCCCGATGCCGGCGTGGATCGTCTGGTACTTCCTGTGCTCGATGGGCTTCACCCAGCTCATCCGGAAGACGCTGGACCTCGACGCGACGCCGACGTAGGCCTCGCCCGCGGCCGTTCCACACCGCGAACCACCGCAACTGGGCGTGACACGCCACCGCGTGCCCGCCCGAAGTCACAATATCTTTTACCGGCACGCTCGGAGGATGGATATGTTACTCACCGTCTCCGGCCCGCCGGGCACCGGGAAGAGCACGACAGCTGCCGGACTGGCAGACGCGTTCGACCTGGAGCACATCTCGGGCGGCGACATCTTCCGCGAGCTGGCCGCCGAGCGGGACATGACCCCCCTCGAGTTCAACAAGCTCGCCGAGGAGGACGAGCAGATAGACATCGACCTCGACCGACGCCTCCGCGAGATCGCCCACGAGCGCGACGGGGTCGTCCTCGAATCCCGCCTCGCCGGCTGGCTGGCCGGCGACGCCGCGGACTTCCGCTTCTGGCTCGACGCCCCGCTCTCGGTCCGCGGCGAGCGCATCGCCGACCGCGAGGAGAAGTCGCCCGAGGTCGCCGCCGAGGAGACCCAGGCCCGCGAGGCCAGCGAGGCCAAGCGCTACGAGGAGTACTACGGTATCGACATCGGCGACCGCTCCATCTACGACCTCTGTGTCAACACCGCCCGCTGGGACGCCGAGACGGTCGTCGACATCCTCGTCCGCGCCGTCGACGCCTACGACGGGGACCTCGACGAGGGCAAGTACCCCGCCGAGTTCGACTACGAGTTCTGAGATGAGTCTGCGCGCACCGCCAGACGACCGCACGCCCGAGGAACTCCTCGAGTTCGGCGTCGTCAACCTCGACAAACCGCCCGGCCCGTCGGCCCACCAGGTCGCGGCGTGGGTCCGCGACGAGGCCGGCGTCGAGCAGGCCGCCCACTCGGGCACGCTCGACCCGAAGGTCACGGGCTGTCTGCCGATGCTGCTCGGCGACGCCACCCGCATGGCCCAGGTGTTCCTCGAGGGCTCGAAGGAGTACGTCAGCGTCCTCGAACTCCACGGGACCGCCCCGGGCGACCTCGCGGCCACCGTCGCCGAGTTCGAGGCACCGATCTACCAGAAGCCGCCCCGCAAGAGCGCGGTCTCGCGGCGCCTCCGCGTGCGCGAGGTGTACGACCTCGACGTACTCGAGATCGAGGACCGCAAGGCCCTCCTCCGCGTCGAGTGCGAGGCCGGCACCTACATCCGCAAGCTCTGCCACGACATCGGCCTCGCGGCCGGCACCGGCGCCCACATGGGCCACCTCCGGCGCACCGCGACCGACCCCTTCGACGACGCGACGCTCGTGACGCTGGAGGACCTCTGGGACGCCCTCGCGTTCTACCGCGAGGAGGACGACGACTCCTGGCTCCGCGAGGTCGTCCAGCCCGCCGAGCGCGCGCTGACGCATCTCCCGACGGTGACCATCGCACCGAACGCCGCCGAGCAGGTCGCCAACGGCGCACCCGTCTACGCCCCCGGCGTCATCGACGTCGAGGGCGAGCCCGAGGAGGGTGCTCTGGTTGCCTGCTTCGCACCGCAAGGGACGGCCATCTGTCTCGGTCACTTCGTGGGTGATGTGGATGCCGAAACCGGTGTCGTCGTCGAGTTAGAGCGGGTGCTCGTCTGAGTGCCTGTACCTCTCACAGTGCAGACGAAACGACACCCTTAAACGGCAGACGGGCATGGTTCTGAATACAGGGACCGTGGGGTAGTGGTATCCTCTGCGGATGGGGTCCGTAGGACCCGAGTTCAATTCTCGGCGGTCCCACTTTTTGCGAAGCAAAATGGTCCAAGTCGCGAACGTAGTGAGCGACTGCGGTCCCATTTTCTGCAACGAAACGGAGCGATAGCGGAGTGTAGTGGAAGAAAATGGGAGCAGGTTGCGAGCGTAGCGAGCGACCGAGGTCCCATTCTCGAACTGCTAACCGGTTATATCCGCAAGCGGTTTTCTCGCCACATAACGCTGTCTCCTACATCCATTTTTAGAACGGCAGAACGACATCCAATCGGAGTAGCTAGCGCTATCCGAAGAATTAGTGTGAAAGAATGGACCGTCCGAATGCTACCTAAGCGTCAGGGTAGCTGGCCGGTCGCGATGATGTTCGACTTGTCGCCGCTAGAGGACTCCCACACGACCTGGATTTTATCGCCGGAAGCATACCCAGACGGCTCGGTGCCGCCCCAGTACGTGCTGCTGTTCAGCTCGAACGTTTTCGACTGTCCAGCACTCCAGGTGTCGGTCATTGACGTGTTCGCTTGGTTGGAGAAGCGCACCGTCAGCGCGGATGCGTCGATGTCGTCACCACCCTCGTGCGTGATGGTGAAGTTCTCGGTTTGGGTGTCGCTCCAACCGTCCCCGCCATCGTCGTAGCTGAACGCGAGGTTCGCCTGCGGAGCCGCTTCCTGCGAGCCACCGATGTTCAGCACGAACGCGCCGATAACTGCTGCGAGAATCACGGTGATGGCAACCATGAGTATCACCCCAATAACAGGTGACACTGCGTCCTCGTCCGTGAAGAGTTTCTTCAAATCCATGTTAGACCGTGTACTCCGCGATGATGTTCGACTTGTCGCCGCTGGAGGCTTCCCACACGACGCTGATCTTATCCCCAGGGGTCTGCGTGTTGTCGGTGAGCGTGGTGGTTTCACCTGCGCTCCACACGTCGTCACTGCCGACATCAAACGGAGTTGCGTTAACGCCAGCATTGCCGTCGATAGTCACGCTGAGCGTTGTCGCGTCGATGTCGTCACCACCCTGATGGGTGGCCTGGACGCCGGCTGATTCGTTCGCCCAGCTGAACTGCGCCTGCGGTGCAGCTTCCTGACTTCCACCGATGTTCAGTACGAATGCGCCGATCACTGCTGCGAGAATCACGGTAATCGCGACCATCAGGATAACCCCGATGACCGGCGAGACCGCGTCGTCGTCTGTGAAGAGATTTTTCAGTTCCATGATTGCGTGTTGTATCCCACACCGTCCGTGCGCCGGCGAGCGCCTGCCAGGGGAGGGGCAGGTCCCGTGCTCACCGGAGCCGTCTGGTGTTGGCTGATTCACCTCTCTTCTGTGGGATAAAGGTAACTCGTAATGAAAACATTCTGGTACTAATGAGTGCTTAGGAAGGGCTTTCAGTGGGGGGCTGTAATCCGTCAAGCCTCCATTGAAATCCAGAGAGATAGTTCATACCTGCAGATACCGACCGAATATCAGAACCGATAACGCTCCCGGGAGTAAAAGGTCAGATTCGGAGAACGAACCGGTGTCGGCCGATAGACTTATTTATAAGAGCCCGGTCGCCGTGCCGGAATCGCTCGCGCGCGCTCTCCGACAGGTCACCATTGGCTATTCAGTTCAGAAACGGACCCGGAGAAAGGAACTCCGGCCCCGGTGTGGGATACCGTAGGCGAGCGTGACGACCCCCGCCTACCGCACACCTCGACGGACACGTGCTTAAACATATCACAGTGGTCACTGGTTCTGAGAACACCTTCCGGGGTCGGTCGTCCCCGGACTGACCCCTCACACGCGCGAGGAGTCACGGTCGTCGGGAGTGGTGAGGACCCGGACCCGGGTGGCCGCCACACCAGCATTTACCTCCGGATAGTCCGTACTCGACCGACAGTGCCTCGCGACGACCCCACCGGCCCCCTCCTCGAACTCGTCGCGCTCACCCTCGTCCCCGTCGTCCTGGCGGCGATCCACATCGCCATCCCGACCGCCCGCCACACCCTCGCGCTGTCCCACGACGACCTGACGCTGGTGACCGTCTGGTCCTCGGCGTTCGTCCACGTCGACAGCCAGCACCTGCTCTCGAACCTCACCGGGTACTTCCTCGCGGTCGTGCCGACGTACCTGCTCTACGTGCACTGGGACCGCAGGCGGCTCTTCTGGCACAGTATCCTGCTCGCGCTCCTCGTCGTCCCACCCGTCGTCAACCTCGGGAGCAACGTGTACTTCACGTCGCAGGGGGTGGCCGACGGGACCGTCTCCCGGGGGTTCTCCGGCGTCGTCGGCGCGTTCGCGGGGATGGGGCTCGCGTCGGTGGTCGCCTTCGTCGCGGAGGTGTACGGCCTCCGCCGGGCGTACTGGCTGGCGCAGGCGGTCGTCCTCGCGGCGGGCGGGGTCATCCTCGTCGGGTTGGTCGGCCGGCTCGAACCGCTCCACGCGGGGCTGGTCGGTGTGGGATTGCTCCTCTCGATAACGGGACTGGTCAGGGCCGAGCGCCACGGGCTGGCGAGCCTTCGCGCGCACTCGACGACGCTGCTCGTCCTCGGCTACACGGTCGGGATGTCGCTGGTGGTGGTCTACCTGCTGTTCCCCTCGGACGTGGTCACCGAGGGTGGCGTGACGAACGTGGTCGCGCACGCGACGGGCGTGGTCGTCGGGAGCCTCCTCCCCGGGGTGGCCAGGGTGGTCACCGGCGCGAAGGTGCTCCTCGAGTAGTCGGTGAAGAACTGCCGCGACACCGGCTGGTCGGGCCGGGCCGACCCCGGCCCGATGGTTCGGTTACGACTGGTCCGAGTCGTCGGTCCGCCCGAACCGGCTACCCGGCCCCCCGCCGTTGCTCCCCCACGGGTACGGCCGCGGTCGTGGGAACGGGTCGGGCCGGGGGCGTGGCCGGAAGCCGTCGTCATCGTCGTCGTCGAACGGCCAGGGCCGCGGGCGGTAGCCACGCCGGCAGACGTAGGCGTTCAGCCGCGGGCTGTACCGGCACTGGAGCCGGCGCGCCCAGTAGCCGCGCGGACGACGGCTGCAGATGTAGGCGTCGAACCGGCGGCTGTACCGGCAGAACTGCGGGCCGCCGCCGTTCCCGCCATCCCCGCCGTCGTCGTCGCGCTCCCGGCAGATGAACGCCTGGCGACGGGGGCTGTACCGGCACTGGAACCGCGGGCTCCGTGGCGGTCGCTGGCAGACGTACGCCTCGATCCGGGAGTCGTACTGGCAGTCGCGCGGACCGGGCCCCGGCCGGTCGGAGTCGTCGTCGACCCGCCGGCAGAGGTAGACGTTGTACTGCTCGATGTATCGACACCGGATGAGCCCGGTGGTTATCGGCCGTTCCTGGCAGATGTACGCGTCGAGCCGGGAGCTGTAGATACAGCCCTGCAGGCTGTATCGCCCGCGCTCGTCGCGGTCGCGGTCGTCGTACTGTGCCGGGCGACCGCTCCCCCGGCCCCGGTGTGCCGCCGCGGCGGCGCCGCTCCCGAGGCCGAGACCGATGCTCCCGACGCCGATCGTTCGGACGAGGTCTCGCCTCGTCACCCCGCTTCGTGATCCTCTCATGGTTGGTGAGGCAGGTATCGTCCCCCTCACCAGAATCGACGTGATTGGCGGGAATAGGCTCGCGGCGAAGTCGACGTAACCGGGCAACCACCGAGTTTCCCGACGTGACGTGATTTCCGGGCGGTCAGTCACCGCGAGCGAGACGAATTCTCTCGTCTCCTACATCGTGCCCGCCGGGACCGTCCCGGTCGCGAGCAACGTCAGGTTCCCGCCCATCCAGAGCAGGACGATGAGCCCGACGAGCTGGGCGTGCGAGAGGTCGAGCCCGACCCGGCGGAGCAGTCGCCGACGCGTCGGCGGGACCGAGAACAGCCCCGAACCGGTCGCGAGGATGCCCGAGAGGAACACGCCGGGGTTGAGCGTCGAGAACGCGATGAGGA
This window of the Haloarchaeobius amylolyticus genome carries:
- the cmk gene encoding (d)CMP kinase; translated protein: MLLTVSGPPGTGKSTTAAGLADAFDLEHISGGDIFRELAAERDMTPLEFNKLAEEDEQIDIDLDRRLREIAHERDGVVLESRLAGWLAGDAADFRFWLDAPLSVRGERIADREEKSPEVAAEETQAREASEAKRYEEYYGIDIGDRSIYDLCVNTARWDAETVVDILVRAVDAYDGDLDEGKYPAEFDYEF
- a CDS encoding RNA-guided pseudouridylation complex pseudouridine synthase subunit Cbf5 translates to MSLRAPPDDRTPEELLEFGVVNLDKPPGPSAHQVAAWVRDEAGVEQAAHSGTLDPKVTGCLPMLLGDATRMAQVFLEGSKEYVSVLELHGTAPGDLAATVAEFEAPIYQKPPRKSAVSRRLRVREVYDLDVLEIEDRKALLRVECEAGTYIRKLCHDIGLAAGTGAHMGHLRRTATDPFDDATLVTLEDLWDALAFYREEDDDSWLREVVQPAERALTHLPTVTIAPNAAEQVANGAPVYAPGVIDVEGEPEEGALVACFAPQGTAICLGHFVGDVDAETGVVVELERVLV
- a CDS encoding type IV pilin N-terminal domain-containing protein; its protein translation is MDLKKLFTDEDAVSPVIGVILMVAITVILAAVIGAFVLNIGGSQEAAPQANLAFSYDDGGDGWSDTQTENFTITHEGGDDIDASALTVRFSNQANTSMTDTWSAGQSKTFELNSSTYWGGTEPSGYASGDKIQVVWESSSGDKSNIIATGQLP
- a CDS encoding type IV pilin N-terminal domain-containing protein; protein product: MELKNLFTDDDAVSPVIGVILMVAITVILAAVIGAFVLNIGGSQEAAPQAQFSWANESAGVQATHQGGDDIDATTLSVTIDGNAGVNATPFDVGSDDVWSAGETTTLTDNTQTPGDKISVVWEASSGDKSNIIAEYTV